DNA from Aliarcobacter skirrowii CCUG 10374:
AATAGCAATAAAGATGCTCTTTTAAATTAATTATTATTTTTGCTCAAATTAGATAAAATCCATACCTTATAAAATTTATGGAGCAAAATATGTTTGGATTAGGAATGACAGAGATTCTTTTAATTGCAATAATTGCAATTATTGTATTAGGTCCTGATAAATTGCCAGAAGCTATGATTAAAATTGCAAGAATGTTTAATAGCGTAAAAAAAGGTATTAGTGATGCAAAAACAACTTTAGACAATGAATTAAATATATCAGAATTAAAAGCTGAAGCAAATAAATTTAAAGCTCAAATTGAAGATACAAAAAGCTCTTTAATGGTTGAATCAAAGCTTGATTTAGGTCTTGATGAGATTTTAAATGATGATTTTGAGACTACAAAAAAGAATCAAGTTGAGACAAAAAAAGATGATAGCCTTCAAAAAAAAGAGATTGATAAAAATATAAAAGAGGATAGTAAATAATGTTTGAAGATTTAAAACCACATATTGCGGATTTAAGAAAAAGATTAACTATATCTGCTATTAGCGTTATTGCTATGTTTTTTGTATGTTTTGCTTTTTATGAACCTATTTTAGAGTGGATGATGGTTCCTGTAAAAGATGCACTTCCAACTGGAACTTCTATGATTGCTGTTGAGATTCAAGAGACATTTTTCACAGCTATGAAGGTTGCATTTTTTGGTGGATTTATAATATCTCTTCCTGTTATTTTTTGGCAATTATGGCTCTTTTTAGCTCCTGGATTATATGACCATGAGAAAAAACTTGTTATTCCTTTTGTATTTTTTGCAACTTTAATGTTTTTAATAG
Protein-coding regions in this window:
- the tatB gene encoding Sec-independent protein translocase protein TatB — its product is MFGLGMTEILLIAIIAIIVLGPDKLPEAMIKIARMFNSVKKGISDAKTTLDNELNISELKAEANKFKAQIEDTKSSLMVESKLDLGLDEILNDDFETTKKNQVETKKDDSLQKKEIDKNIKEDSK